The following is a genomic window from bacterium.
ATCTCTGCGGTGAAAAGAGTACTGATAGATGAAAGTCGCTACATGGAATGTAAACGGAATTCGCGCGCGCGAAGCGCAGTTCCAAACCTGGCTTCAAGAAACTCGACCGGAGGTCGTGTGTTTGCAGGAAATCAAAGCAGGGCCGTTGCAGATTCCGCCTCCGTTGTGCGAGCTGGAAGGATACTGGTGCTGCTGGCATGGTCTTGGCGGCTATTCAGGCGTCGGATTGCACATCAGTAAAGAGTTTAGCCCGGAACGTCCATTGTTCAGCCATCCACTTTTTGACTATGAAACTCGAATCGTAGAAGGCAAAGTCGGACCTATGACTTTTATTTCCGTTTATGTCCCGAATGGCGGAAAAGACTTTGAAGCAAAAATGCGTTTTCTGGGATCGATGGATGATTACATTCAGGCAAAACACGCGCAAGGGGAGCAGTTGATTATTTGTGGTGATATGAATGTTGCCGTCACAGACCAGGATGTTCATCCAAAAGAAAGGAAAGCGACCGCATTTGGTCAGCGTCCGGATGAACGGGAACTCTTTCAAAAAGTTTTGAGCGCGGGTGTGGTCGATGTCTTGCGCGCGCTGCATCCCAACGACGATCAACTCTTCACCTGGTGGCCGCCTTGGCGAAACATGAAACAACGAAACATTGGATGGCGCCTCGACTATGTCCTTGCCAGCTGGATGCTCGCGGAACGGATTCCGGAATGCATCGTGCTCCGTGACGTGGGAACCAGCGACCATGCTCCTGTTGTGGCTACTTTACAGAATCGAATCGGTTAAAATCTGGTGAGAGGCAAATCCCTATGAATGCAAAAGAAATTACAGAGCTCTTTGATTACAATCTGTGGGCAAACAACCGTTTGTTTGAAGCGGTTGCGCAGTTGCCGACGGATCAATACCTACGGGATGTAAAAGCAAGTCATGGTGGAATTCATGGAACACTGACTCACATTGTCGGCGCCCAAAAAATCTGGCTCTCGCGATGGCTCGGAACGCCGGATACTTCCCTGCTTCATGGAAAAGATGTTGCCTCTCTGCTGGATTTGATCTCGCTCTGGGAAAAAGTCAGTTCCGAAACGGCTGAATTCCTGGCTTCCATCGATGATGAAAAATTGCAAGAAATGATGACGATCACAACAACAACTGGCAAACAGTTCCATCACACGTTTCAGCAAATGATGCAACATCTTGTAAATCACTCTTCTGTGCACCGCGGTCAGGTAACGGCAATGATGAGACAATTCGGAGTGAGACCTCCCGCAACAGATCTGATTGCTTACTACAGACAGAGGTAAAACAAAGTAGCGCGGGCGTCCCGCCTGCGAGCTGCGCAGACGAGACGTCCGCGCTACTTTGCTTAATTATGAAAATACTGAGTATCATTTTCCTGGCGCTTTTTATGAACGCAATCGATAAACGGCCTGATCTCGATTCAATTGCAGAAAGGTACGTTCGTCTGGTTCTTGCGGCGGGCGTGCATGATGAAGATTACGTGGACGCTTACTACGGTCCAAAGGAATGGAAAGAAGAAGCGCAAAAACAGAAGCTGCCACTCACCGAAATCCGCGACCGCGCGGAGTCGGTTTTGAAAGAGTTGAGCTCTTTAAAAATGCCCGCGCAGGAAATGGAACGGCTTCGATACGAATACTTGAAAAAACAACTGGAATCACTTCATGCATTTGCAGATTTACGGCTGGGCAAGAAATATTCTTTCGATCAGGAATCCAAAGCTCTCTATGATGCAGTCTCGCCCCATTTTCCGGAAGAGCACTTTGCTACAGCTCTTCAATCACTGGATGCTCTTCTTCCGGGAAAAGGCACAATTCAGGAAAGGTACGATGCACTTAGAAAAGATTTCATTATTCCGCCCGGCAATGTGGATAAGGTCTTTCAACTTGCGCTGGAAGAAAGCCGCAAAAGAACACGCAAGTACATTGAGTTGCCTCCGGAAGAGAACTTCACGGTGGAATACTTAACGAATAAACCGTGGGGTGGTTACAACTGGTATCAAGGGAATTTTCGCAGTCTGATTCAGGTGAATACAGATTTACCGATTTACATCGATCGCGCTATTGATCTGGCGGGACACGAAGGTTATCCGGGCCATCATGTATACAACGTGCTTCTGGAACAGGAATTGTTGCGGAAACGTAAATGGTTGGAATTCTCCGTTTATCCGCTTTTTAGTCCGCAGTCTTTGATCGCAGAAGGGAGCGCAAACTATGGAGTAGAAGCTCTTTTTCCGGAAGGCGAAAGATTAGAATTCGAGCGGAAGGTCCTTTTTCCTGCGGCCGGTCTGGATCCAGCTCGCGCGGCAGAGTATCACAAAGTCGCTGAACAAATAGAGAAACTGGCGTACGCAGGAAATGTAGCTGCAAAAGAATTCTTAGACGGCCACTGGACCGAAGACCAGGTCATTGAGTGGTCGATGAAATATTCACTCTATACGAAAGAAAGAGCTGTACAGCGATTGCAATTTATCAAGAAATACCGCAGCTACGTGATCAACTACAACCTTGGTGAAGACCTTGTTACAAAGTACATCGAAGCTCAGAGTCTCACTCAGGAAGAGCGATGGAAAGCCTTCACAAAACTCCTTGGATCCCCGCGCCTGCCCTCGGGGTTGGCGTTGTAATTTGTTGCTCTCCTTTTTGAATGTTTTCTTCCACGTTTCGCATATCGCGATCATTCTCTTTACTCTTTGCGGATGGATTCTTCCAAAGACCCGCAAACTCCATCTGATTGTTGTGCTCGCTACAATCGTTTCCTGGACAGGCCTGGGAATGTTCTTTGGCTGGGGATACTGTTTCTGGACAGACTGGCACTGGCGAATCAGGGACGAGCTCGGGAAAGAACATCCATCGTCCTACATCAAATTACTGGCTGATTCATTATCCGGGCAAGACCGGAATGCGGGCCTTATAGATCTCCTCACGGCTCTCCTTTTTGCGATTGTGGTTGCAATCACAGTCTATGTTCATTTTCGTCAGTACAGACGAACCACTTGAGCATTTTTTCTAATTTGGGATAATAGCCCTGAAAACAGTACTTCATTTGTCAAACAATCAACACTAATCTTTTAAGGAGAGTCACCTTGAAGTCAACAATTCTTGCAACAATAACTGTTCTCTGTCTTGCATTTTCAGCATTTGCTGCTGAGGAACCGAAAGCCGATGATCCTATAATGAAAGCCTGGATGGAATATGCCACACCCGGCGATCAGCATAAAGCAATGGGAAATCTGGTCGGAACTTGGGAAGCTACCATCAAGTCCTACATGGACCCGGCAGCGCCGACCGAGCAAAAAGGCACTTCAACCTTTGAAGCCGCGATGGACGGACGTTACGTCATCGAAAAAGCCGAAGGCAATTTCATGGGAATGCCTTTTCATGGTATGGGAATCTACGGTTACGACAACGGAACGAAAACCTACGTCTCCACCTGGGTCGATAACATGGGAACCGGAATCATGATCGGAACTGGCGCGAGTGATGATGGCGGCAAAACAATCAACTGGAGCAGCAAAGCCTACGATGCGATGACCAAGAAGGTGCAGAACTACAGAAGCACGATGCACATGATGTCAGCCGATCAATATCACTTTGAGATGTACGGTCCCGGCCCCGATGGCAAAGAAATGAAGATGATGGAAATCACCTACAACCGCAAGAAATAAGATACTGATAACCGCCAAGACGCCTAGAACGCCAAACCAGAAGAAAGAGAATTGGTCTTAGCGAACTTGGCGTCTTGGCGGTTTTTTTAATGCACGCCGCCCATCAACTTTCTGATCGGCCGGATCAAGATCAACAGAACAAGGGAAGCAAGGATAGCAACCAGAGCGACACTACCAAATAGTTTTGTCAGCGAATAGCCTTGCATAAATCCAGCGAGCGACCCCGCAATAATACTGCCAACCGCAATCGATAAGAACCATACTCCCATCATCATCCCCACGACTTTTCGTGGAGCAAGTTTGGTAACGAGACTGAGCCCGACGGGACTGAGACAGAGTTCACCCACCACTTCCAGGAAATAAACTCCGACAAGCCACATCGGACTGACACGAATGCCGGTTTGAGCAACGCCTGCAGCAGGAACAAGCAGAAGAAAAGCCACGCCAACGAAAAACAATCCGAATGTGAATTTTGCGGGACTGGATGGTTCCTTCGTTCCCAGCCGGACCCAGAGCCACGCAAACAAAGGGGCCATCGTAATTACAAAAAATGCGGGAACCGACTGAAACCAGCTGGATGGAAAGGTCATTCCAAAAACAGAAAGGCGTGTGTGTCGATCTGCGAAAAGATTCAACGTGGATCCTGCTTGCTCATAAGCTCCCCAGAAAATGCTTGCAAACACGAAGAACACAACGATGGCGGCAAGCCGTTTCCACTCAGCAGCCGTAAATTTCACGCCGCCGGAAGTTGCTGCCTGCTCCTTTTTTTCGATAGCCGCTTCTTCCTTCAAGCGGTCCATCGCAGGTTTGAGATACTTGCGTCCGTAAAAATACTGAATCAAACCGAATGTCATGCCCACAGCAGCACAGCCGAAACCAATGTGCCAGTTCACTCGTTGCGCAAGATAACCCGCAATAATCGGACCCAGGCAAGCGCCCAGATTGATTCCCATATAGAAGATGGAAAAACCTGCGTCTCTTCTTGGATCATTCGCAGAGTACAACGAACCAACCATCGTTGTAACGTTTGGTTTCAACAATGCTGTCCCCAGGACAATGAGAGCAAGGCCTGTATAAAAGAATGGAAGAGCCTGAATCGTGAGCGTCAAATGACCCAGAGTAATCAACACAGCACCCAAAAACACGCTTCGATATGCGCCCAACAACCAGTCAGCAACGAGCCCCCCGCCTATCGTTGCCATCCAAACGCTACCGGTGTACAGGCCGTAAATACGCCCGGCGCGGCCGTCATCAAATCCTAGACCACCGGAAGCCGCAGGTGTAGTCATATACAAAATGAGGAATGCTCGCATTCCGTAGTAGCTAAAGCGCTCCCACATCTCGGTAAAGAAGAGCGTTGAAACTCCGCGAGGATGTCCGAACCAGGTCTTGCCGGCTTCCGTCGAATTTACTGACTGTGTGTCCATGCTGAAGACTCCGATGGTGACGTTGTTTGTGAAATTACTTTACCATACTGAGGAGGTTCGGCAATGTTGGTGTTACGAGCGGGACATTTGCGCTGTAAACGAAATAGAAAAGGCCACAGACAAGTCAGTGGCCTTCTCATTAAATGCTAACTGGCGTTATGGATTTGGCCAGGATTTCCAAATGATGCACATGCCTGCGGTATCAGCCGCGAATGGATCCTGACGAATCCCTGCGTAAACCGGGTTCAGCACTGCATCCGGAGGAGGTCCAAAGTGACCGATTCCCAATGAGTGTCCGTTTTCGTGAAGTGCGACAGTTTCTACATCGACTCCAGGTAGAGGCTCGTCGATCCCCCACGGCTGCGTGGAGTTTGGAGTACCGGCCGTGCAGGTGCTTGCTGGATCTCCAAAATCGTTGTTGTAGTAAACTTCGTTCAACGCGGTATCCAGGTAGCCGTCGCCATTGATGTCGGTGGGGTTGCCAGCGCCGTCAATAAAGATGAACGTAACAGAGAATGCGAGCACGCCACATCCGTCGGTTCCAGTGGCTGCGGCAAAGAATGCTTTAGGCAGCCAGCCTGCATCTACGATGTCGGCCAGGAAAGGATTTCCAAAGCCGCCAAACCCGAAAAAGAAATCGAAAATGTCCGGGTCTGCGCCACTATCCGCCCTTTTGATGATGTCTACTTTGGAAAAGCATTTGTTATCCTGCCAGGTATCGAAAGCTCTATCGATAGCCGGCTCGGTATCCGCATTCGTGAGACCACTGAGGGTCGTGCCATCGCTTTGATCGACCAGGTAGGTAATGTTCTCACCGTCAGCAATACGGCGAGCATCGTTCGGGACCCACCGGAATCCCGACTGATGGATGCGGTTACTCGGTCGACCCACACCAATTGCGAAAACATCAATTTGCTCGACAGCTATGCCAAGACCACTAACAGCAAGCTTTTGATTGATAGCTTTCATCTTCTTCAGAACTTTTCGGTCGCCTTCTTCCCCGAAGACGAGTGCTGGTAGCAGCGCAAAAAGCGCGCTCACTACGAGCTTTGTGGAAAATCTCATGAAATCCTCCTAAAGGTTGCGTGTTTTGAACATAGAGTCTAGCTATCCTCCCTCCAATAGCTAGCGGCGCTTATTTCATATAATGAAACAGTACCTGCTGTCAAGATGAGTCGGTAATAGAAAAAAGCTCCGGAAAGGGCTTTCCGGAGCTATAGCTTGCTAGGTTCTTCGACTGATGAAAAGGGCTACTATTAAATATACTCTAATATTCGCCTACTAATCAAGCTTTCTTTTTGGGCGTCCCACCCGCGATGTTTTCCTGGATGTATTTCTTCCAGTAATCGGCTACGGTTTTTGCGTCTACCAGCGCTTTGTAATGGTAAGTGCCCTGTTTATCGCGGCGCGACAGGATTTTTTTGTTTACGAGACGGTCCATGACGGTTTTTACCGTGGTATAGGCGATCCGTCTTTCCGCCAGCATTTCATAATGGACATCCGACACTGTAACTTCCCCCCGAACTGCCCAGATCTTGTTCATCAACTTCATCTCAAGATCGGTGAGCATGTAACGCTTTTCCCCCTGCTTGACGACTTTAGGCCTCAATTGGAAAACCTCCTTATCCGCCCGCAGCGGATAGCGAATGTTTTGCCGCTCTTATTTTGCCCGGAGCACTGCCGCCTTTAACGCCTTTCCCGCACGAAAACGCGGAACCTTTTTTGCAGGTATCTGAATCGGCTGCCTCGTTCTGGGATTGATCCCCTTGCGCGCCGATCTTTTCGACACCAGAAAAGTTCCAAAACCAACAAACCCCACGCTCTTCCCTCTTGCTAAGGAGTCTCTAATCCCTTTGAAGAGCGAGTCCACCGCCTTTCCGGCGGCAGCTTTGGAAAGTTTGGCCTTCTGGGCAACGCTGGCAATCAACTCTTGCTTGCTCATTGTGATGTTCTCTTATCCACCGTTCTGATTGTTTTCCCCCCAATCAGAAACGAAAAAATAAGTTAACAAATCTACGTACTACAAATGTCAAATGAACGTTATCATTTTACGAATAGTATGTCAACAACACGTACGCATTTTGTAATACTACACTTTTTGCCACGGGGACTAGAGCGTCTTCGCGTCTGCCGGTCGACACGCTCCACGCGAAGACGCGAAGTCCGCACGGGTTTGATGTATGATTAGTGACTTATGGAAAGCGTGCTTGTCCCCCTGATTGTGTTTCTATCGATCACGGTATGGGTCGTTTTACCGAAATACTTCCGTTATCGTCAGGAACTTGCAAGGGAAGCGATCAAAAATCCCGTAACCGACCCGGCTCAAACCGCGGAAGTCAAGAAGCTGAAGGACCGGGTGGAGAATCTCGAGGCGTTGATCTGCCGGCTGGATACCGAAATCAACTATCAGCTGGAGAAATCGGCCGGCGGAGGCAAGATCACCACTTTGCCTGATACAACGGGCAACAGTCAGATGCCAACCACTTTCATGAATATTGCTACAGCATTAGAAGGACGTTATCAGGTTCTTAAGGAACTCGGCCGTGGTGGAATGGGCATCGTATTTCAAGCTCATGACAAACAGCTGAACGAGCAAGTAGCAATCAAAATTCTTTCCCCTTTGCTCAGCAATGATGATCAAGCGCTGGAACGCCTGAAAAGAGAAGTTTCTGCTGCAAGGCGCGTGACGCATGCAAACGTAATCCGGATCCACGACATTGCTGAAATCAACGGATTGCACTACGTATCGATGGAGTACTTTCCGGGCACGAATCTGAAGGAGCACATCAAGCGGTCAGGGGCGCTTTCCCAGATGCAAGCCTACAACATCGCAAGCCAGATTTGCGACGGTCTGGAAGCGGCTCACCGGCAGGGAGTCATTCATCGCGATTTAAAAACGCAGAACGTTATTATTCATGGCAATCAGATCAAAATCATCGACTTCGGACTTGCCCGCACTTCTCATATGGAAGGAATGACTGCCACGGGGCTGATTATGGGCACTCCGGAATACATGGCCCCTGAACAGGTTTCCGGACAGAAAGTGGATGAGCGCGCTGATATCTATTCGCTGGGGATCATTCTCTATGAATTGTTTACTGGAAGGGTACCTTTTACCGGAGATTCCGCGATCGCTGTTGGATTTAAGCAGATGAAGGAAGATCCGCCTCCACCAAGACAACTGAATCCCCAACTCAGTGAGGCCGTTGAGCGTGTGATCCTGCATGCCTTACAAAAAGATCCTGTGATGCGTTATCTGTCCGTATCAGAATTGCGGCAGGACCTGGAAAGAGCTGTAATGACCCCTCTTTCCAGTTCCGCAGCACAAAGTCATTCCGTTCAACAAAATCTGGAAAAAATCAGATCGTGAACTGGCAAAAAGCAGCATACGTTTCTATTTAGCATATGGACCGCTGGTCGCTTTTAGTCTTTACAGTTGTGATGCTCGCTTCGATGGTCGCCTACAGCGCGACCAATGAAGGTGTCATTTTCCCATTCATCTTCTTTACAATGGTAGCCGTCTTCTCACTCCCCAAAATTCTGGATCTGATTCGCGAAAAGTATAATCCGCCTTCGCCAAAACAGGAAAAATCGGAAAAACCAGAAGACTGGCAGAACCTTAGAGAACGGTTAGAAAATCTTGAAACATTAATGTGCCGCCTCGATTCCGAAATCAATTTCCAGCTCGAACGGTCTCTCAGTGGCGGCCGGGTCGTAACGACTTCTTCTGACGTAAGCCAGATTCCAACAACCTTCCTGAATGTTGCTTCGGCGCTCGAAGGCAGATATCAGATCCTAAAAGAGCTGGGACGCGGCGGCATGGGCATTGTGTTTCAAGCGCACGATAAACAATTGAACGAGCAGGTTGCAATCAAAATTATTTCTCCTCTTCTGAGCAATGACGTGGATGCGCTGGGGCGCATGAAACGTGAAGTTTCAGCGGCGCGCCGAATTTCTCATCCCAATATCATTCGCATTCACGATATCTCAGAATTGAACGGTCTCCATTTCGTGTCGATGGAATATTTTCTTGGTA
Proteins encoded in this region:
- a CDS encoding exodeoxyribonuclease III, whose product is MKVATWNVNGIRAREAQFQTWLQETRPEVVCLQEIKAGPLQIPPPLCELEGYWCCWHGLGGYSGVGLHISKEFSPERPLFSHPLFDYETRIVEGKVGPMTFISVYVPNGGKDFEAKMRFLGSMDDYIQAKHAQGEQLIICGDMNVAVTDQDVHPKERKATAFGQRPDERELFQKVLSAGVVDVLRALHPNDDQLFTWWPPWRNMKQRNIGWRLDYVLASWMLAERIPECIVLRDVGTSDHAPVVATLQNRIG
- a CDS encoding DinB family protein gives rise to the protein MNAKEITELFDYNLWANNRLFEAVAQLPTDQYLRDVKASHGGIHGTLTHIVGAQKIWLSRWLGTPDTSLLHGKDVASLLDLISLWEKVSSETAEFLASIDDEKLQEMMTITTTTGKQFHHTFQQMMQHLVNHSSVHRGQVTAMMRQFGVRPPATDLIAYYRQR
- a CDS encoding DUF2784 domain-containing protein, which codes for MLLSFLNVFFHVSHIAIILFTLCGWILPKTRKLHLIVVLATIVSWTGLGMFFGWGYCFWTDWHWRIRDELGKEHPSSYIKLLADSLSGQDRNAGLIDLLTALLFAIVVAITVYVHFRQYRRTT
- a CDS encoding DUF1579 domain-containing protein, producing MKSTILATITVLCLAFSAFAAEEPKADDPIMKAWMEYATPGDQHKAMGNLVGTWEATIKSYMDPAAPTEQKGTSTFEAAMDGRYVIEKAEGNFMGMPFHGMGIYGYDNGTKTYVSTWVDNMGTGIMIGTGASDDGGKTINWSSKAYDAMTKKVQNYRSTMHMMSADQYHFEMYGPGPDGKEMKMMEITYNRKK
- a CDS encoding peptide MFS transporter; this translates as MDTQSVNSTEAGKTWFGHPRGVSTLFFTEMWERFSYYGMRAFLILYMTTPAASGGLGFDDGRAGRIYGLYTGSVWMATIGGGLVADWLLGAYRSVFLGAVLITLGHLTLTIQALPFFYTGLALIVLGTALLKPNVTTMVGSLYSANDPRRDAGFSIFYMGINLGACLGPIIAGYLAQRVNWHIGFGCAAVGMTFGLIQYFYGRKYLKPAMDRLKEEAAIEKKEQAATSGGVKFTAAEWKRLAAIVVFFVFASIFWGAYEQAGSTLNLFADRHTRLSVFGMTFPSSWFQSVPAFFVITMAPLFAWLWVRLGTKEPSSPAKFTFGLFFVGVAFLLLVPAAGVAQTGIRVSPMWLVGVYFLEVVGELCLSPVGLSLVTKLAPRKVVGMMMGVWFLSIAVGSIIAGSLAGFMQGYSLTKLFGSVALVAILASLVLLILIRPIRKLMGGVH
- a CDS encoding BlaI/MecI/CopY family transcriptional regulator, which codes for MRPKVVKQGEKRYMLTDLEMKLMNKIWAVRGEVTVSDVHYEMLAERRIAYTTVKTVMDRLVNKKILSRRDKQGTYHYKALVDAKTVADYWKKYIQENIAGGTPKKKA
- a CDS encoding HU family DNA-binding protein; its protein translation is MSKQELIASVAQKAKLSKAAAGKAVDSLFKGIRDSLARGKSVGFVGFGTFLVSKRSARKGINPRTRQPIQIPAKKVPRFRAGKALKAAVLRAK
- a CDS encoding serine/threonine protein kinase translates to MESVLVPLIVFLSITVWVVLPKYFRYRQELAREAIKNPVTDPAQTAEVKKLKDRVENLEALICRLDTEINYQLEKSAGGGKITTLPDTTGNSQMPTTFMNIATALEGRYQVLKELGRGGMGIVFQAHDKQLNEQVAIKILSPLLSNDDQALERLKREVSAARRVTHANVIRIHDIAEINGLHYVSMEYFPGTNLKEHIKRSGALSQMQAYNIASQICDGLEAAHRQGVIHRDLKTQNVIIHGNQIKIIDFGLARTSHMEGMTATGLIMGTPEYMAPEQVSGQKVDERADIYSLGIILYELFTGRVPFTGDSAIAVGFKQMKEDPPPPRQLNPQLSEAVERVILHALQKDPVMRYLSVSELRQDLERAVMTPLSSSAAQSHSVQQNLEKIRS
- a CDS encoding serine/threonine protein kinase, whose protein sequence is MDRWSLLVFTVVMLASMVAYSATNEGVIFPFIFFTMVAVFSLPKILDLIREKYNPPSPKQEKSEKPEDWQNLRERLENLETLMCRLDSEINFQLERSLSGGRVVTTSSDVSQIPTTFLNVASALEGRYQILKELGRGGMGIVFQAHDKQLNEQVAIKIISPLLSNDVDALGRMKREVSAARRISHPNIIRIHDISELNGLHFVSMEYFLGTNLKELIRGSGALSQMQCTNIALQICDGMEAAHRQGIIHRDLKSQNIIINAMGDVKIIDFGLARTAQLEGMTATGLIMGTPEYMAPEQVAGKKVDERADIYAFGIILYELFTGHVPFTADSAIAVGFKQIKENPLPPREVNSQISEALQNVILKALNKDPFKRFSSVAEMKKELQAALPSQESVRSLASSERGSEPQKVRY